A genomic region of Streptomyces sp. NBC_00247 contains the following coding sequences:
- a CDS encoding NYN domain-containing protein — MERVDRCVVLVDAGYLLGAAASLLAGEPARSRITVDHAALIQGLRERAEADTEQPLLRIYWFDGAPDRVPQPEHRRLRVMPRVTVRLGALTRSDGRWAQKGVDAAMHAELTELARNRACSDVVLVTGDGDLLPGLMSAKEHGVAVHLWAVQAADGDYNQSEDLVAEADERRVLDRAWITKAVRAKEAGGICAPQPQPRPEIAAILSAPLPEAALAASAERASEAQAEAQAAARVGAPPAPRPETGPPGDEPAPAHHHKGVPTPKDLAALRATAGTPAAPATAPTAPVPNATLRWSSDRGWADRGPLGEPPETASLPTLAQVTTAEQRWADREEDITTVGGDPFEVGQVFARRWMERLPETVHLQKLSTMYPRIPHRIDGELLRYAARFGLLAHKDDQIDEHDRYAIRAGFWREIDITAAVDRAPAPE, encoded by the coding sequence GTGGAACGCGTGGACCGTTGCGTCGTCCTGGTGGACGCCGGATACCTGCTGGGCGCCGCCGCGAGCCTGCTGGCGGGCGAACCCGCCCGTTCGCGCATCACCGTGGACCACGCCGCCCTGATCCAGGGTCTGCGCGAGCGGGCCGAGGCCGACACCGAGCAACCCCTGCTGCGCATCTACTGGTTCGACGGCGCCCCCGACCGCGTACCGCAGCCCGAGCACCGTCGGCTGCGGGTCATGCCGAGGGTCACCGTCCGCCTCGGCGCGCTGACCCGGAGCGACGGGCGCTGGGCGCAGAAGGGCGTCGACGCGGCCATGCACGCCGAACTGACCGAACTGGCCCGCAACCGCGCCTGTTCCGACGTGGTCCTGGTGACCGGCGACGGCGATCTGCTGCCCGGACTGATGTCCGCGAAGGAACACGGGGTCGCCGTCCACCTCTGGGCCGTCCAGGCCGCGGACGGCGACTACAACCAGTCCGAGGACCTGGTGGCCGAGGCCGACGAGCGCCGCGTGCTCGACCGTGCCTGGATCACCAAGGCCGTCCGCGCCAAGGAGGCCGGCGGGATCTGCGCCCCGCAGCCCCAGCCGCGCCCCGAGATCGCCGCGATCCTCTCCGCACCCCTGCCCGAGGCGGCCCTCGCGGCCTCCGCCGAGCGCGCCTCGGAGGCTCAGGCGGAGGCCCAGGCGGCGGCCCGCGTCGGCGCCCCGCCCGCGCCCCGCCCGGAGACCGGTCCGCCCGGGGACGAGCCCGCGCCCGCACACCACCACAAGGGCGTCCCCACTCCGAAGGACCTCGCCGCCCTCCGCGCCACCGCCGGCACCCCCGCGGCCCCGGCGACGGCCCCGACCGCCCCGGTGCCGAACGCCACACTGCGCTGGTCCTCGGACCGCGGATGGGCCGACCGGGGCCCGCTGGGCGAACCCCCTGAGACCGCGTCGCTGCCCACCCTCGCCCAGGTCACCACCGCCGAACAGCGCTGGGCCGACCGCGAGGAGGACATCACCACCGTGGGCGGCGACCCCTTCGAGGTCGGCCAGGTCTTCGCCCGCCGGTGGATGGAACGGCTCCCGGAGACCGTCCACCTCCAGAAGCTCTCCACCATGTACCCGCGCATCCCGCACCGGATCGACGGCGAGCTCCTGCGGTACGCGGCGCGCTTCGGACTCCTCGCCCACAAGGACGACCAGATCGACGAGCACGACCGCTACGCCATCCGGGCCGGTTTCTGGCGCGAGATCGACATCACGGCCGCCGTGGACCGCGCTCCCGCCCCGGAATGA
- a CDS encoding ABC transporter ATP-binding protein encodes MCAVRDLVKTYPAVRGRRGTPAVPEVRATDGVTMEVRGGEIFGLLGPNGAGKSTLVRQLTGLMRPDSGSVEVLGHDLVRHPERASRLIGYLGQESTALDELTVSLAAETTGRLRGLSVRDARAERDAVLEELGLTELAGRPLKKLSGGQRRLACFAAALVGRRPVLILDEPTTGMDPVARRSVWAAVDRRRAEHGATVLLVTHNVIEAETVLDRVAVVERGKIIACDTPQGLKEQVAGEVRVELMWRERAPLDVPEVAALRPSAEESGRRWVLRLKPDEARAAVAAVTGGAAFAALDDFTLATPSLEDVYLALGGDAAAARRGLVKA; translated from the coding sequence GTGTGCGCGGTGCGTGATCTGGTGAAGACCTACCCGGCCGTCCGGGGCCGCCGCGGTACGCCCGCCGTGCCCGAGGTGCGGGCCACCGACGGCGTCACGATGGAGGTGCGCGGCGGCGAGATCTTCGGGCTGCTCGGCCCCAACGGCGCCGGCAAGTCCACCCTGGTCCGCCAGCTCACCGGCCTGATGCGCCCCGACTCCGGCAGCGTCGAGGTGCTCGGCCACGACCTCGTACGCCATCCCGAACGCGCCTCCCGGCTCATCGGCTACCTCGGCCAGGAGTCCACCGCCCTGGACGAGCTCACGGTGTCCCTCGCCGCCGAGACCACGGGGCGGCTGCGCGGCCTCTCCGTACGCGACGCCCGCGCCGAGCGCGACGCCGTACTGGAGGAACTCGGCCTCACCGAACTGGCCGGACGCCCCCTGAAGAAGCTCTCCGGCGGTCAGCGCAGGCTCGCCTGCTTCGCCGCCGCCCTCGTCGGCCGGCGCCCGGTGCTGATCCTGGACGAGCCGACCACCGGCATGGACCCCGTCGCCCGCCGCTCCGTCTGGGCCGCCGTGGACCGGCGCCGGGCCGAGCACGGCGCGACCGTCCTGCTGGTCACCCACAACGTCATCGAGGCGGAGACGGTCCTCGACCGGGTCGCCGTCGTCGAACGCGGCAAGATCATCGCCTGCGACACCCCGCAGGGCCTCAAGGAGCAGGTGGCCGGCGAGGTCAGGGTCGAGCTGATGTGGCGCGAGCGCGCCCCGCTCGACGTCCCGGAGGTCGCCGCCCTGCGCCCCTCGGCCGAGGAGTCCGGGCGCCGCTGGGTGCTGCGCCTGAAGCCGGACGAGGCGCGGGCCGCCGTCGCCGCGGTGACCGGTGGTGCGGCCTTCGCGGCGCTGGACGACTTCACCCTGGCCACGCCCAGCCTGGAGGACGTCTACCTGGCGCTCGGCGGGGACGCGGCCGCGGCGCGCCGGGGACTGGTGAAGGCGTGA
- a CDS encoding ABC transporter permease — protein MTSIVRAEAVSPAGGQASGRPGTSTGPARGSWAGEPAPLAPRARLLPALAAVYRAQLSRARVARIPLLFVATFQSVGIMIMMRGVVDGGTEARAVVAGSSVLVVAFVALNLLAQYFGRLRADGGLDHYATLPVPPAAVVLGAAGAYASFTVPGTVFTAVAGSALFQLPMSHLWVLVAVVPLAGAALAGLGAALGLLAPRQELATLLGQLGMSAALLLGVLPAERLPEVVRWARDLLPSTYGVEALARSFDAHPDWTVVALDLGVCAAVGVLSLAVATWAYRRAAVR, from the coding sequence GTGACGAGCATCGTTCGGGCCGAGGCGGTGTCCCCGGCCGGCGGGCAGGCGTCCGGCCGCCCGGGTACGTCCACCGGGCCGGCCCGCGGGTCCTGGGCCGGGGAACCGGCCCCGCTGGCGCCGCGCGCCCGGCTGCTGCCCGCGCTGGCCGCCGTGTACCGGGCCCAGCTCTCCCGGGCCCGGGTGGCCCGTATCCCGCTGCTGTTCGTGGCGACCTTCCAGTCCGTCGGCATCATGATCATGATGCGCGGAGTGGTCGACGGCGGCACCGAGGCGCGGGCCGTGGTCGCGGGCTCCAGCGTGCTGGTGGTCGCCTTCGTCGCGCTCAACCTGCTCGCCCAGTACTTCGGCCGGCTGAGGGCCGACGGCGGGCTCGACCACTACGCCACGCTGCCGGTGCCGCCCGCGGCCGTGGTGCTGGGCGCGGCGGGCGCGTACGCCTCCTTCACGGTGCCGGGCACCGTCTTCACCGCGGTCGCGGGGAGCGCGCTCTTCCAGCTGCCGATGTCGCACCTGTGGGTGCTGGTCGCCGTGGTCCCGCTGGCCGGGGCGGCGCTGGCCGGGCTGGGGGCCGCGCTGGGCCTTCTGGCGCCACGCCAGGAGCTGGCCACCCTGCTGGGGCAGCTCGGCATGTCGGCGGCGCTGCTGCTGGGCGTACTGCCCGCCGAGCGGCTGCCGGAGGTGGTGCGCTGGGCGCGCGACCTGCTGCCGTCCACGTACGGGGTGGAGGCGCTGGCCCGCTCCTTCGACGCCCACCCGGACTGGACGGTCGTCGCGCTGGACCTCGGGGTCTGCGCGGCCGTGGGGGTCCTCTCGCTGGCCGTGGCGACCTGGGCGTACCGCCGGGCCGCCGTGCGCTGA
- a CDS encoding ABC transporter permease, whose translation MTAPLTPPDPPTPYEPWPVPPAGSHLAPAQSPPDRAEARGEVVRAAAVTVVLAVAGVALGLLWLWLSPRIPLISDETAVYLKDGEGEEAIGADGTFALLGAGFGVVSAVVVYLLRRSGGIPTVVALALGGVLGGLLAWWLGAALGPTSDVVAHAKAAGQGVAFDAPLELHAKGALLAWPVAAMVVHLILTAVFTPPDPDPDTPWTHTDWAPRGAEAYGTTGQPVHGTPGTPGAPGTPGTPGAPGAGAPDAPAARARAQSDPEGPAGP comes from the coding sequence GTGACCGCACCCTTGACGCCGCCCGATCCGCCGACGCCCTACGAGCCCTGGCCGGTTCCTCCGGCGGGTTCGCACCTGGCCCCCGCCCAGTCGCCGCCCGACCGCGCCGAGGCGCGGGGCGAGGTCGTCCGGGCAGCGGCCGTCACCGTGGTGCTGGCCGTCGCGGGTGTGGCCCTCGGCCTTCTCTGGCTCTGGCTCTCCCCGCGCATCCCGCTGATCTCGGACGAGACGGCCGTCTACCTCAAGGACGGCGAGGGCGAGGAGGCGATCGGGGCGGACGGCACGTTCGCCCTGCTCGGCGCCGGCTTCGGCGTCGTCTCGGCCGTCGTGGTCTACCTGCTCCGGCGGTCCGGCGGAATCCCGACCGTGGTGGCACTGGCGCTCGGCGGGGTGCTGGGCGGGCTGCTCGCCTGGTGGCTGGGTGCCGCCCTCGGCCCGACCTCCGACGTCGTCGCCCACGCCAAGGCCGCCGGCCAGGGTGTGGCCTTCGACGCGCCGTTGGAGCTCCACGCGAAGGGAGCGCTGCTCGCCTGGCCGGTGGCCGCGATGGTCGTGCACCTGATCCTCACGGCGGTCTTCACGCCCCCGGACCCCGACCCCGACACCCCGTGGACGCACACCGACTGGGCGCCGCGCGGCGCCGAGGCGTACGGCACGACCGGACAGCCGGTCCATGGCACCCCCGGCACCCCCGGGGCCCCCGGCACCCCCGGTACGCCTGGCGCGCCCGGTGCCGGAGCCCCCGACGCGCCCGCCGCGCGGGCCCGGGCGCAGAGCGACCCGGAGGGCCCCGCAGGACCCTGA
- the ybaK gene encoding Cys-tRNA(Pro) deacylase yields MAKKTKKQQGGTPATVALTAAGAAFTVHSYEHDPAAPSYGEEAAEALGVSPDRVFKTLVADVDGELTVAVVPVAGSLDLKALASAVGGKRAAMADPAAAERTTGYVRGGISPLGQRKRLRTVLDDTAGSHPTICVSAGRRGLEVELAAADLARLTGAVFAPIGRA; encoded by the coding sequence GTGGCGAAGAAGACGAAGAAGCAGCAGGGCGGTACCCCGGCCACGGTCGCGCTGACCGCGGCCGGGGCCGCGTTCACGGTCCACTCGTACGAGCACGATCCGGCGGCCCCCAGTTACGGCGAGGAGGCGGCCGAGGCCCTGGGTGTCTCCCCCGACCGGGTCTTCAAGACCCTGGTGGCCGACGTGGACGGCGAACTGACGGTGGCGGTGGTCCCGGTCGCGGGTTCGCTGGACCTGAAGGCGCTCGCCTCGGCGGTGGGCGGCAAGCGTGCCGCCATGGCCGATCCGGCGGCGGCCGAGCGCACCACGGGGTACGTACGCGGCGGAATCTCCCCGCTGGGCCAGCGCAAGCGGCTGCGTACGGTCCTCGACGACACGGCCGGATCGCACCCGACCATCTGCGTCTCGGCCGGCCGCCGGGGCCTGGAGGTCGAGCTCGCGGCGGCGGACCTGGCGCGGCTCACCGGCGCGGTGTTCGCGCCGATCGGGCGCGCGTAG
- a CDS encoding LON peptidase substrate-binding domain-containing protein codes for MTTAHLPLFPLNAVLFPGLVLPLNVFEERYRAMMRELLKTDEDEPRRFVVVAVRDGRETATTGTGMPESAAVPADLAPADGFGTDPIQSFHRVGCVADAAKIRERADGTFEVLATGTTRVRLLSVDASGPYLTAEVEHLAEDEEAGEARTLAEGVMRAFRTYQKRLAGASERSLTTGGDLPDEPSVVSYLVAAATVLDVGTKQRLLQAPDTATRLREELSLLRKETAVIRHLPSLPAVDLTRAPTHLN; via the coding sequence GTGACCACAGCGCACCTGCCCCTCTTCCCGCTCAACGCGGTTCTGTTCCCCGGCCTCGTGCTGCCGTTGAACGTCTTCGAGGAGCGATATCGCGCCATGATGCGCGAGCTGCTGAAGACCGACGAGGACGAACCCCGCCGCTTCGTGGTGGTGGCCGTCCGGGACGGCCGGGAGACCGCGACGACCGGCACCGGGATGCCGGAGAGTGCGGCGGTCCCGGCCGATCTCGCGCCCGCCGACGGCTTCGGAACCGACCCGATCCAGTCCTTCCACCGCGTCGGCTGCGTGGCGGACGCCGCCAAGATCCGTGAGCGCGCCGACGGCACCTTCGAGGTGCTGGCCACCGGCACCACCCGGGTCCGGCTGCTTTCGGTGGACGCGAGCGGCCCGTATCTGACCGCCGAGGTGGAGCATCTCGCCGAGGACGAGGAGGCCGGCGAGGCCCGGACCCTCGCCGAGGGCGTGATGCGGGCCTTCCGCACGTACCAGAAGCGGCTGGCCGGGGCGAGCGAACGGTCGCTGACCACGGGCGGCGACCTGCCGGACGAACCGTCCGTCGTCTCCTACCTGGTGGCCGCCGCGACCGTGCTGGACGTGGGCACGAAGCAGCGGCTGCTGCAGGCCCCGGACACCGCGACCCGGCTGCGGGAGGAACTCTCCCTGCTCCGCAAGGAGACGGCGGTCATCCGCCATCTCCCGTCGCTGCCCGCCGTGGACCTCACCCGTGCCCCCACGCACCTGAACTGA
- a CDS encoding oxidoreductase, with protein sequence MTEPHESDIPEGLSAAELGMWQSFRNGTTFDLRTHDPERDDPFGPHMWGPGRSVGARVVARLLLSGPPARPGRVAALKLRGVRVTGKLDLAGGRVSPYVELTGCRFEQEVVFPECHFTTLRMVGCAMPRLEAARLRTEGDLHMPRCRVDRGVRLTDAQIGTDLLINQISVGCDRRGRAIAADGLTVAQDLQAEMVETYGEVSLRGATVGGSLSLRGSRLRAADGRKALNAPQLRVERTLYLTEAWVSTETGNQGTTPPYGIVHGPTSDLTPARGSRSQIFECRGGVRLDDGRFGDVLDLHLARFVLEPQEELSLRRIVVPELRFSLERPEEGRVVLNGARVVTLIDLSSSWPGPGGLAMGGFVYENLVPYGHFPLSRRLEWVLAATPEYVPEPYERLATVLRNCGEDADAREVLLAKQRRRRETLPIAGKLWGFLQDWTVAYGYRPGRAAVWMAVLWAASTLAFSQHQPESIKGDEHPEWNPALYALDLLIPVIGLGQDGYWRMTGGWQWGAAGLVLVGWVLATTVAAGASRLLSRG encoded by the coding sequence GTGACGGAGCCGCACGAGAGCGACATCCCGGAAGGACTCAGCGCCGCGGAGCTGGGCATGTGGCAGTCCTTCCGGAACGGGACAACCTTCGATCTGCGCACCCACGACCCCGAACGCGACGATCCGTTCGGCCCGCACATGTGGGGGCCGGGGCGGAGCGTCGGCGCCCGGGTCGTGGCGAGACTGCTGCTGAGCGGTCCGCCGGCGAGGCCGGGGCGGGTGGCGGCGCTGAAGCTCAGGGGCGTACGCGTCACGGGCAAGCTGGATCTGGCCGGCGGCCGGGTCTCGCCGTACGTCGAGCTCACCGGCTGCCGGTTCGAGCAGGAGGTGGTCTTCCCCGAGTGCCACTTCACGACGCTGCGGATGGTCGGCTGCGCGATGCCCCGCCTTGAGGCGGCCCGGCTGCGCACCGAGGGCGATCTCCACATGCCGCGCTGCCGGGTCGACCGGGGCGTGCGGCTGACGGACGCCCAGATCGGTACGGACCTGCTGATCAACCAGATCAGCGTCGGCTGCGACCGGCGGGGCCGGGCCATCGCCGCCGACGGGCTGACCGTGGCGCAGGACCTCCAGGCGGAGATGGTCGAGACGTACGGCGAAGTCAGCCTGCGCGGGGCGACGGTGGGCGGCTCGCTGAGCCTGCGCGGCAGCCGGCTGCGGGCGGCGGACGGTCGCAAGGCCCTGAACGCACCGCAGTTGAGGGTGGAGCGGACGCTCTACCTGACCGAGGCGTGGGTGAGCACCGAGACGGGGAACCAGGGCACCACTCCCCCGTACGGCATCGTGCACGGCCCGACCTCGGACCTGACGCCGGCCCGCGGTTCGCGCTCACAGATCTTCGAGTGCCGAGGTGGGGTCCGGCTCGACGACGGGCGGTTCGGGGACGTGCTGGACCTGCACCTGGCGCGGTTCGTGCTGGAGCCGCAGGAGGAGCTGTCGCTGCGCCGGATCGTGGTCCCCGAGCTGCGGTTCAGCCTGGAGCGCCCCGAGGAGGGCCGGGTCGTGCTGAACGGCGCGCGGGTGGTCACCCTGATCGACCTGTCGAGCAGCTGGCCGGGGCCGGGCGGTCTGGCGATGGGCGGGTTCGTCTACGAGAACCTCGTCCCGTACGGCCACTTCCCGCTCTCCCGCCGGCTGGAGTGGGTGCTCGCCGCCACCCCGGAGTACGTCCCCGAACCGTACGAGCGGCTGGCGACGGTGCTGCGCAACTGCGGCGAGGACGCGGACGCCCGGGAGGTGCTGCTCGCCAAGCAGCGCAGGCGCCGGGAGACGCTGCCGATCGCCGGGAAGCTGTGGGGGTTCCTCCAGGACTGGACGGTGGCGTACGGCTACCGGCCGGGGCGGGCGGCGGTGTGGATGGCCGTGCTCTGGGCGGCGAGCACCCTGGCCTTCTCCCAGCATCAGCCGGAGTCGATCAAGGGGGACGAGCACCCGGAGTGGAATCCGGCGCTCTACGCCCTCGACCTGCTGATCCCGGTGATCGGGCTCGGCCAGGACGGTTACTGGCGGATGACGGGCGGCTGGCAGTGGGGGGCCGCCGGACTGGTGCTGGTGGGGTGGGTTCTGGCCACCACGGTGGCCGCCGGGGCCTCCCGGCTGCTGAGCCGGGGGTGA
- the hisD gene encoding histidinol dehydrogenase — translation MISRIDLRGDVLPEGAPLRDLLPRAEFDVEAALETVRPICEDVRHRGSAAVIEWGEKFDGVRPPSLRVPATALADALRDLDPAVRAALEESIRRARIVHREQRRTTRTTQVVPGGTVTEKWVPVERVGLYVPGGRSVYPSSVVMNVVPAQEAGVEGIAVSSPPQKEFGGLPHPTILAACALLGVDEVYAAGGAQAIALFAYGTEGEDGCRPVNLVTGPGNIYVAAAKRLLKGRIGIDAEAGPTEIAILADSTADPVHVAADLISQAEHDPMAAAVLVTDSEELAAATEAELAPQVAASKHVTDRIAPALAGRQSAIVLVRDLADGLKVVDAYGAEHLEIQTADAAAVADRVRNAGAIFVGPWSPVSLGDYCAGSNHVLPTGGCACHSSGLSVQSFLRGIHVVDYTRDALAEVTHHVVTLAEAEDLPAHGAALKARFGWKVPQA, via the coding sequence GTGATCTCTCGAATCGATCTGCGCGGCGACGTCCTCCCCGAGGGCGCCCCCTTGCGCGACCTGCTGCCCCGTGCCGAGTTCGACGTGGAAGCCGCCCTGGAGACGGTGCGGCCCATCTGCGAGGACGTACGCCATCGTGGCTCGGCAGCGGTGATCGAGTGGGGAGAGAAATTCGACGGCGTACGGCCCCCTTCGCTGCGGGTGCCGGCCACCGCGCTCGCGGACGCGCTGCGCGACCTCGACCCCGCCGTGCGCGCCGCGCTGGAGGAGTCGATCCGCCGCGCCCGAATCGTCCACCGCGAGCAGCGCCGCACCACCCGCACCACCCAGGTCGTCCCCGGCGGCACGGTCACCGAGAAGTGGGTGCCCGTCGAGCGCGTCGGCCTCTACGTCCCCGGCGGACGCTCGGTCTACCCCTCCTCCGTCGTCATGAACGTCGTCCCGGCCCAGGAGGCCGGCGTCGAGGGCATCGCCGTGTCCTCCCCGCCGCAGAAGGAGTTCGGCGGCCTGCCGCACCCCACCATCCTGGCCGCCTGCGCACTGCTCGGTGTGGACGAGGTGTACGCCGCCGGCGGCGCCCAGGCCATCGCCCTCTTCGCCTACGGCACCGAGGGCGAGGACGGCTGCCGCCCGGTGAACCTCGTCACAGGCCCCGGCAACATCTACGTCGCCGCCGCCAAGCGCCTCCTCAAGGGACGCATCGGCATCGACGCCGAAGCCGGGCCCACCGAGATCGCGATCCTCGCGGACTCGACCGCCGACCCGGTGCACGTCGCCGCCGACCTGATCAGCCAGGCCGAGCACGACCCGATGGCCGCCGCCGTCCTCGTCACCGACTCCGAGGAACTCGCCGCCGCCACCGAGGCCGAACTCGCACCCCAGGTCGCCGCCTCCAAGCACGTCACCGACCGCATCGCGCCCGCGCTCGCCGGCCGGCAGTCCGCGATCGTCCTCGTCCGCGACCTCGCGGACGGGCTGAAGGTCGTCGACGCCTACGGCGCCGAGCACCTGGAGATCCAGACCGCCGACGCCGCCGCCGTCGCCGACCGCGTACGCAACGCCGGCGCGATCTTCGTCGGCCCCTGGTCGCCGGTCTCCCTCGGCGACTACTGCGCCGGCTCCAACCACGTACTGCCCACCGGCGGTTGCGCCTGTCACTCCTCGGGTCTCTCCGTGCAGTCCTTCCTGCGCGGCATCCACGTCGTCGACTACACCCGCGACGCACTGGCCGAGGTCACCCACCACGTGGTGACCCTCGCCGAGGCGGAGGACCTCCCCGCCCACGGCGCGGCACTCAAGGCACGGTTCGGCTGGAAGGTCCCGCAGGCGTGA
- a CDS encoding histidinol-phosphate transaminase has protein sequence MRDDSTTHTTTSTTRPVGIDDLPIREELRGQSPYGAPQLDVPVRLNTNENPYPLPEALVERIAERVREAARDLNRYPDRDAVELRTGLAGYLSRTAGHEVTTAQVWAANGSNEVIQQLMQAFGGPGRTAIGFEPSYSMHALIARGTGTGWISGPRNEDFTIDVEAAKKAIAEHRPNVVFITSPNNPTGTAVEADTVLALYEAAQAARPSLVVVDEAYGEFSHRASLLPLIEGRPHMVLSRTMSKAFGAAGLRLGYLAADAAVVDAVQLVRLPYHLSSVTQATALAALEHTDTLLGYVERLKSERDRIVAELRSLDYEVTESDANFVQFGRFEDSHAVWRAILDRGVLVRDNGVPGWLRVTAGTPAENDAFLDAVREIKKEHDA, from the coding sequence GTGAGAGACGACAGCACCACCCACACCACCACCAGCACCACCCGCCCCGTCGGCATCGACGACCTCCCCATCCGGGAGGAGCTGCGCGGCCAGTCCCCGTACGGTGCCCCCCAGCTCGACGTACCCGTCCGGCTGAACACCAACGAGAACCCCTACCCGCTGCCCGAGGCCCTCGTCGAGCGAATCGCCGAACGCGTCCGCGAGGCCGCCCGCGACCTCAACCGCTACCCGGACCGGGACGCCGTCGAGCTCCGCACCGGACTCGCCGGCTACCTCAGCCGGACCGCCGGCCACGAGGTCACCACCGCCCAGGTCTGGGCGGCCAACGGCTCCAACGAGGTCATCCAGCAGCTGATGCAGGCGTTCGGCGGCCCCGGCCGCACCGCCATCGGCTTCGAGCCCTCGTACTCGATGCACGCCCTCATCGCGCGCGGCACCGGCACCGGCTGGATCTCCGGCCCGCGCAACGAGGACTTCACCATCGACGTGGAGGCGGCGAAGAAGGCCATCGCCGAACACCGCCCGAACGTCGTCTTCATCACCTCCCCGAACAACCCCACCGGCACCGCCGTCGAGGCCGACACCGTCCTCGCGCTGTACGAGGCGGCACAGGCCGCCCGGCCCTCCCTCGTCGTCGTCGACGAGGCGTACGGCGAGTTCAGCCACCGCGCCTCGCTGCTCCCGCTGATCGAGGGCCGTCCGCACATGGTGCTCTCCCGCACCATGTCGAAGGCGTTCGGCGCCGCCGGGCTGCGCCTCGGCTACCTCGCCGCCGACGCCGCCGTGGTCGACGCCGTCCAGCTGGTACGCCTGCCGTACCACCTGTCCTCCGTCACCCAGGCCACCGCGCTGGCCGCCCTGGAGCACACGGATACGCTCCTCGGGTACGTCGAGCGGCTCAAGAGCGAGCGGGACCGGATCGTCGCGGAACTCCGGTCCCTGGACTACGAGGTCACCGAATCGGACGCCAACTTCGTCCAGTTCGGACGCTTCGAGGACAGCCACGCCGTCTGGCGGGCGATCCTCGACCGGGGCGTCCTGGTCCGGGACAACGGCGTACCGGGATGGCTGCGGGTGACCGCGGGGACCCCGGCAGAGAACGACGCGTTCCTCGATGCGGTTCGCGAAATCAAGAAGGAGCACGACGCATGA
- the hisB gene encoding imidazoleglycerol-phosphate dehydratase HisB, which produces MTGESRVGRVERTTKETSVLVEINLDGSGKVDVATGVGFYDHMLDQLGRHGLFDLTVKTEGDLHIDSHHTIEDTALALGAAFKQALGDKVGIYRFGNCTVPLDESLAQVTVDLSGRPYLVHTEPEKMAPMIGEYDTTMTRHILESFVAQAQIALHVHVPYGRNAHHIVECQFKALARALRYASERDPRAAGILPSTKGAL; this is translated from the coding sequence ATGACGGGCGAGAGCCGCGTGGGCCGCGTGGAGCGCACCACCAAGGAAACCTCCGTGCTGGTCGAGATCAACCTCGACGGCAGCGGGAAGGTCGACGTCGCCACCGGCGTCGGCTTCTACGACCACATGCTCGACCAGCTCGGCCGCCACGGCCTCTTCGACCTCACGGTCAAGACCGAGGGCGACCTGCACATCGACTCGCACCACACCATCGAGGACACCGCCCTCGCCCTCGGCGCCGCGTTCAAGCAGGCGCTCGGCGACAAGGTCGGCATCTACCGCTTCGGCAACTGCACCGTCCCGCTGGACGAGTCGCTCGCCCAGGTCACCGTCGACCTCTCCGGCCGTCCGTACCTGGTGCACACCGAGCCGGAGAAGATGGCGCCGATGATCGGCGAGTACGACACCACGATGACCCGGCACATCCTGGAGTCCTTCGTCGCGCAGGCCCAGATCGCCCTGCACGTCCACGTCCCGTACGGCCGCAACGCCCACCACATCGTGGAATGCCAGTTCAAGGCCCTCGCCCGGGCCCTGCGCTACGCCAGCGAGCGCGACCCGCGCGCGGCCGGAATCCTGCCTTCCACGAAGGGCGCCCTGTGA
- the hisH gene encoding imidazole glycerol phosphate synthase subunit HisH: MSEKKKVVVFDYGFGNVRSAERALARVGADVEITRDYDKAMNAEGLLVPGVGAFSACMGGLKAARGDWIIGRRLSGGRPVMGICVGMQVLFERGIEHGVETEGLDEWPGTVGPLKADVVPHMGWNTVEAPEDSKLFAGLDPEARYYFVHSYAAHDWTLEVTNANIRAPRVTWATHGERFVAAVENGALWATQFHPEKSGDAGAELLTNWIETL; the protein is encoded by the coding sequence GTGAGCGAGAAGAAGAAGGTCGTCGTCTTCGACTACGGCTTCGGCAACGTCCGTTCCGCCGAGCGGGCGCTCGCCCGGGTCGGCGCGGACGTCGAGATAACGCGTGACTACGACAAGGCGATGAACGCGGAGGGACTCCTCGTCCCCGGCGTCGGCGCCTTCTCCGCCTGCATGGGCGGTCTCAAGGCCGCCCGCGGCGACTGGATCATCGGCCGCCGCCTCTCCGGCGGCCGCCCCGTGATGGGCATCTGCGTCGGGATGCAGGTCCTCTTCGAGCGGGGCATCGAGCACGGGGTGGAGACCGAGGGCCTGGACGAGTGGCCCGGCACCGTCGGCCCGCTCAAGGCGGACGTGGTCCCGCACATGGGCTGGAACACCGTCGAGGCGCCCGAGGACAGCAAGCTCTTCGCCGGGCTCGACCCCGAGGCCCGGTACTACTTCGTGCACTCCTACGCGGCGCACGACTGGACCCTCGAAGTCACCAACGCCAACATCCGGGCCCCCCGCGTCACGTGGGCCACGCACGGAGAGCGGTTCGTGGCGGCCGTGGAGAACGGCGCGCTGTGGGCCACCCAGTTCCACCCCGAGAAGTCCGGCGACGCCGGTGCCGAGCTGCTGACCAACTGGATCGAGACGCTGTAA